A stretch of DNA from Candidatus Nomurabacteria bacterium:
GATTGGTACTTCATGCCTTTTACAGTGTATACTTATTATAAAGTTTAGTTTTAGATAAGGGTAGTATTTTGATGGAAACATCTGGTCTAAGTGCGGCTCAGCCTCTACTGGTTTTGGTAATTGGTATCCCAGGTAGTGGAAAGACTTTTTTTGCTCGGCAATTCTCTGATAGTTATAAATTTTTTTGTTTAGATTCGGGTAAATTCGAGTCCGAACTGCAAGACTTAAACTCTTCTTATGAAGATGTTTCTAAAGTCAGCAATAAATTAGTAGAAAATACTTATGATCAAGCACTAAAAGCTTTTAGGCACATAATACTAACGGGATCTTACAATAATGTTAAACAACGGAATGAGGTAATTACTAAGGCACAAAAGTCTGGCTATAGGACTCTAATTGTCTGGGTTCAAACAGACGAAGAAACTGCAAAGTTTAGAGCAACGAATAGAGATAAAAGAAGACTTGATGATCGAGGCTCAGTACAATTGACAGAAGATGAGTTTACAGAACAAAGTAAGAATTTTAAAAAACCAGATTTAAAGAATGAATCATTTGTTGTGATCAGTGGTAAACATGATTTTAAGAGTCAAAGCGTAATTGTCTTAAAAAAGATTGCAAGTATGTATATGAATAATCTAAATAATAACTCTTCCTCCTCATCTTCAATATCTTCAACAAGAACAGTCCTGAGATAAGTAAATAAAAGTATGAATGATCCAGGATCGCCTTTCTCTCAAAGTTTCGAAATAGAGGGAATCGGAATGATTAAGATTAAAAGACGCAAAGGTCAAAAAAGTACTACTTTAAGATTAAATAAAACTGGAGGAGTTATAGTTAGTACTAATTACTCTACCCCTTTATATAGTTTAAGAAGATTTGTTATAGATAATAAACTTTGGCTCGATGAGGCAAAGCAGAAAAGTGGAATTACTCAAGATGTTGAGATTTTTGATGGTCAATTATTAATACCTGGTCTAATTTTTAAAATAGAACATCAGCCAGGGTTAGCAGATATTGAATTCAAATACAGAAAGAATCAAAATTATATTACTCTAAAAACTCCTTTCTTAACTACTTCTCTTAAGCTTAATGAAGAGAAGAGGGATCAGTTAGAGGTTCTTGTAGTAAAAGCTCTAAGAGAAAAAGCTCAAGGTTATTTACCTAATAGACTGGCTTATATATCAAATGAAATGCAGACCCAATATAATTCTGTGACTATTAGAAATACATCAGGCAGGTGGGGCTCATGTTCTTCTAGAAATGACATCAACTTAAGTCTTTGGTTAATGATTCTTCCGAGCAAGCTGATTGACTATGTAATTGTGCATGAACTCGCGCACACAAGGCATAAAAATCACAAAAAAGAATTCTGGCAAGAAGTTGAAAAGTTCTGCCCAAACTATATGATGCTAAGACAGAAACTTAAAAAGCACTCGTCTCAAGTTTGGTGGTAGAACTTTACCGGCTACTCTGTTAGAATTAAGCTTAAGTTAATAATTTATCAGATTAATGAAGGTAAAGTCGGCTCCGGGAGAATTCAAGCTTTTAAGATCTAATATAGTTTTTATATTAGCTATTTCTTTCATGATTGCCATAAGTGGATTATTCATCTCCTTTGGAACTGATTATTTATATGATAACGGAAAACTTATATACACACTAACATTTATGTCTTTTGTAGGTTTGGCTGTTTTTGCTTTTTTAAGATTACAGCTCCGAGTTGCCGCTCTTGCAACAGAACTTAGAAGAACTGCCGAAGAAGAAGAGTTTGAAAGAAATAGAACCTTAACTCTAATTAATAGTATTAAAGATGCTGTGATATTTGTTGATGACAGTGGTCACGTGGTTCTATATAATGCTGCGACTTTGGATCTTTTAAATACTAACGTTAGTATATCAAGACAAGCCGTAGAAACTGTATTTAAACCGGCTCAAGGGTCTGCAGTTGATTTTAGACGTTTAATGGCGGAGCTAAAAGGATCTCAGACAATTAACTTTAAAAATGAAGTTGGAGACGGAAGATACATAGATTTGACAGTTTCTGTATCACGGGCTCGAAGTGGTTACGGAAAAATTGGAATGCGAGGCTTTGTTTTTGTAGCTAAGCTTAGTGGAGTTGAGAATACAGAATCCGAACAATATCATCTAGAAAGGCATGCTCTAAGAAATTCTTGGGCTATAATTGAGGGTAGTATAGAGAATGCTCAACTTATGCTATCTAGGGATAACATTGAGGGCGCTAAAAAGGCCATTGATACCGCTATAAACAGCGCTGAACAAGTTAAGCAGAAAATACTTTAAACCAAATATATCTGATTATCTTTTATTTTTAGATTAATCTCCCGGGTATCCTTTAATTGTTTAGAGTTTAGTAGAGTTAATTTATCAATTATCTCTTTAGCAATGGCGTTACTTATACCTCTGATACCCTCTTTAGGCTCATAATTACTCACAAAATGGTTAATTAAAGAGTCATCGAAGTTTAGTTTTATGTTAGCCTTTCCAGTCTCGAGTCTGTTGCCAAGTTCATTTAATTTAAGATTGGTTATTATTT
This window harbors:
- a CDS encoding M48 family metallopeptidase, with amino-acid sequence MNDPGSPFSQSFEIEGIGMIKIKRRKGQKSTTLRLNKTGGVIVSTNYSTPLYSLRRFVIDNKLWLDEAKQKSGITQDVEIFDGQLLIPGLIFKIEHQPGLADIEFKYRKNQNYITLKTPFLTTSLKLNEEKRDQLEVLVVKALREKAQGYLPNRLAYISNEMQTQYNSVTIRNTSGRWGSCSSRNDINLSLWLMILPSKLIDYVIVHELAHTRHKNHKKEFWQEVEKFCPNYMMLRQKLKKHSSQVWW
- a CDS encoding ATP-binding protein, translated to METSGLSAAQPLLVLVIGIPGSGKTFFARQFSDSYKFFCLDSGKFESELQDLNSSYEDVSKVSNKLVENTYDQALKAFRHIILTGSYNNVKQRNEVITKAQKSGYRTLIVWVQTDEETAKFRATNRDKRRLDDRGSVQLTEDEFTEQSKNFKKPDLKNESFVVISGKHDFKSQSVIVLKKIASMYMNNLNNNSSSSSSISSTRTVLR
- a CDS encoding PAS domain-containing protein, with amino-acid sequence MKVKSAPGEFKLLRSNIVFILAISFMIAISGLFISFGTDYLYDNGKLIYTLTFMSFVGLAVFAFLRLQLRVAALATELRRTAEEEEFERNRTLTLINSIKDAVIFVDDSGHVVLYNAATLDLLNTNVSISRQAVETVFKPAQGSAVDFRRLMAELKGSQTINFKNEVGDGRYIDLTVSVSRARSGYGKIGMRGFVFVAKLSGVENTESEQYHLERHALRNSWAIIEGSIENAQLMLSRDNIEGAKKAIDTAINSAEQVKQKIL